Genomic segment of Kibdelosporangium phytohabitans:
AGCGCCCGGTCGCGATCCACCAGCAGCTCGACCTTGACCTGGTCGCCCTGCGGCTCGACCTTGTCGACTGTGCCGACCGCGACACCGAGCACACGCACCTCGTTGCCCTCGTACAAGCCGACCGCGCCACCGAAGAACGCCGTGATGCGCTTGCTGCCGCTGTCGGACAACACCCACCACAACACCGCGGCGGCGGCGAGGCCAAGCACGCAAGCGATCGCCACACCACGTCCGAGGTCGCGCCCCTGGCGCGTTTTGAACGTCATGGCGTGCACCCCTGTGGGTTGATCGGACCGACCGACGGCGGCAGCAGCCCGCAGATGTAGTTGTCGAACCAGCGGCCGTTGCCGATGGTGTTGTTGAACTGGCGGACGAACGGCGCGAACTTCTCGATGCCCTTGGCCAGGCTGTCCTGGTTGCGCTGCAGCATCGCGGTGAACTGGTCCAGCTGCGCCAGCACCGGGTCGAGCTGCTTGGAGTTGTCCTCCACCAGGCCCTTGAGCTCGGCCGAGAGCTTCTTCGTGCCGTCGAGCAATGAGCTGATCGCCTGCTTGCGCCTGCGGACCTCGTCGAGCAGCTTGTTGCCGTCGGCCAGCAGCTTGGCCACCTCGGCGTCCCGGTCGGCGAGCGTCTTGGAGATCTGCGCGGTGTTGCCCAGCAGCTGCGCGAGCTGCTCGTCGCGGCTGGAGATCGTCTTGGACAACGCCGACAGACCGTCCAGCGCGCCCTTCACGTTGTCCGGGGTGTCGGCGAAGGTCTGCGACAGCACCTCGAAGCTCTTGGCCAGCCGCGGCGTGTCGATCGCGTCGACCGTCTCGGCCAGCCCGCGGAACGCCTCGAGCACGTCGTACGGAGCCACTGTGCGGTTGCGCGGGATCGGCTTGCCCGGGTCGAGCGTGCCGCTGCCGTCCGGCTCCAACGCGACGTACTTCTGCCCCAGCAGCGTCTTGATCTTGATGGCCGCCCTGGTCCGGTCACCCATCCAGGCGTCCTTGACCTTGAAGGAGACCAGCACCGAGTCGCCGTCCAGGTCGACGTCGGTGACCTTGCCGACCTTCACACCGGCGATCCGGACCTCGTCGGTCGCCTTGATCCCGGCCGCCTCGGAGAACTGCGCCTGGTACGTGGTGCCGCCGCCGATGATCGGCAGGTCGTCGGAGTACACCGCGGCCAGCAGCGCCAGCGCGATCACCACGAGACCGGTGACGCCGATCGTGATCGGGTTGCGGGAGCGGAACGACTTCATCCTTTGCACCTCGGCTGGGTGACCGGCGCGACCGGGATGGTGATCGGCTCGGTGATCAACGGCGGCAACGCCACCGAACCGGACGCCGAGCAGAGGTAGAAGTTGAACCAGGAGCCGTAGCTGGCCGTGCGGGTCAGCGCCTCCACCTTGGTCGGCAGGAACTTCACGAAGTGCTCGACGATCTGCTCGGAGTCGTTGAGGTTCTTGGTGAGCGTGCCCAGCGCCGCGATGTCGTTCCTGAGCGGCTCACGGGCCTCGTTGAGCAGCCCGGACGTGGTGCCCGCCAGCCCGGACAGCGCCTGGATGGCGTCACCGATCGGCTTGCGGTCCGCGGCCAGCCCGGACACCAGCTGCTGCAACTGCACGACGAGGTCGCTCAGCTGCTGGCCGCGGGCGTTCACCGTCTCCAGCAGGCTGTTGAGGTTGGTGATCACCTCGCCGATCACCACGTCCTTGTCGGCGATCGTCTTGGTCAGCGACGCCGTGTGCGACAGCAGCGACTCGACCGTGCCGCCTTCGCCCTGCAGGACCTGGATGATCTCGTAGGACAGCTTGTTCACGTCATCCGGCGAAAGCGCGCGGAACAACGGCTTGAAACCGTTGAACAGCTCGGTCAGGTCCAGTGCGGGCCTGGTGCGGTCCAACGGGATCGTGGCGCCCGGCGCGAGCAGCCCGCTGCCGGTGCCCTGGGTCAGCGCGATGTAGCGCTGGCCGACCAGGTTGCGGAACTTGATCGTCGCGGTCACCCCGGCGGGCAGCTTGCGCCCGGCGTCGACCGAGAACGTCACCTCGGCCTGCTTGCGGTCGGCGATCGCGACTTCCTCGACCTGCCCGACCCGGACACCCGCGATGCGCACGTCGTCACCGGGCAACAAGGACGTCACGTCGACGAACCTGGCCGAATAGGTGTTGGTGGAGCTCAGGTTCGTGTTCGCGATGCTGATCGCCAGCACAGCGGTCGCCACCACGGTGACCACGATGAACAGCGTCAGCTTGATCATCGGTCCGGTGAGGCTCTTCATTTGGCAGTCACCTCCGCTCCGCGGAACACCGGGGCGGCGAGGAACGCCGTCCACCCCTGCACCTGTTCGGGCTGCACACCGAGCTTGCCCGCCATCATCGCGGCCACGAAGTCCTGCTCGGTCGGCGTGTTCGCCAGGCCGAAACCACCGGCCGACGACGGGAACGTCGCGTTGCCGATGTTCCCCGGCGGCAACAGGCCGTCCTGCGCCGGGCGGGAGTTCGGCGGCTTGCTCGACCCGTCGCGCAGCGGACCGTCCGGCGGATGCTGCGGGAACGGATCCGGCGCCTGCTGCAGGTCGTAG
This window contains:
- a CDS encoding MCE family protein, producing the protein MKSFRSRNPITIGVTGLVVIALALLAAVYSDDLPIIGGGTTYQAQFSEAAGIKATDEVRIAGVKVGKVTDVDLDGDSVLVSFKVKDAWMGDRTRAAIKIKTLLGQKYVALEPDGSGTLDPGKPIPRNRTVAPYDVLEAFRGLAETVDAIDTPRLAKSFEVLSQTFADTPDNVKGALDGLSALSKTISSRDEQLAQLLGNTAQISKTLADRDAEVAKLLADGNKLLDEVRRRKQAISSLLDGTKKLSAELKGLVEDNSKQLDPVLAQLDQFTAMLQRNQDSLAKGIEKFAPFVRQFNNTIGNGRWFDNYICGLLPPSVGPINPQGCTP
- a CDS encoding MCE family protein codes for the protein MKSLTGPMIKLTLFIVVTVVATAVLAISIANTNLSSTNTYSARFVDVTSLLPGDDVRIAGVRVGQVEEVAIADRKQAEVTFSVDAGRKLPAGVTATIKFRNLVGQRYIALTQGTGSGLLAPGATIPLDRTRPALDLTELFNGFKPLFRALSPDDVNKLSYEIIQVLQGEGGTVESLLSHTASLTKTIADKDVVIGEVITNLNSLLETVNARGQQLSDLVVQLQQLVSGLAADRKPIGDAIQALSGLAGTTSGLLNEAREPLRNDIAALGTLTKNLNDSEQIVEHFVKFLPTKVEALTRTASYGSWFNFYLCSASGSVALPPLITEPITIPVAPVTQPRCKG